One region of Miscanthus floridulus cultivar M001 chromosome 19, ASM1932011v1, whole genome shotgun sequence genomic DNA includes:
- the LOC136527145 gene encoding eukaryotic initiation factor 4A-3, producing MAGMAPEGSQFDAKHYDSKMQELLSTGETEEFFTSYDEVFESFDDMGLQENLLRGIYAYGFEKPSAIQQRGIVPFCKGLDVIQQAQSGTGKTATFCSGILQQLDYGLVECQALVLAPTRELAQQIEKVMRALGDYLGVKVHACVGGTSVREDQRILASGVHVVVGTPGRVFDMLRRQSLRPDNIKMFVLDEADEMLSRGFKDQIYDIFQLLPAKIQVGVFSATMPPEALEITRKFMNKPVRILVKRDELTLEGIKQFYVNIEKEDWKLDTLCDLYETLAITQSVIFVNTRRKVDWLTDKMRSRDHTVSATHGDMDQNTRDIIMREFRSGSSRVLITTDLLARGIDVQQVSLVINYDLPTQPENYLHRIGRSGRFGRKGVAINFVTRDDERMLFDIQRFYNVVVEELPANVADLL from the exons ATGGCAGGAATGGCACCTGAGGGTTCTCAGTTCGATGCTAAGCACTATGATTCTAAAATGCAGGAGCTGCT GAGCACCGGTGAGACTGAGGAGTTCTTCACTTCATACGATGAAGTTTTTGAGAGTTTTGATGACATGGGCCTCCAAGAGAATCTTCTGAGGGGCATTTATGCTTATG GTTTTGAGAAACCTTCTGCAATTCAGCAGAGAGGAATTGTTCCCTTCTGCAAGGGTCTTGATGTCATTCAGCAAGCACAATCTGGTACAGGAAAGACAGCAACTTTCTGTTCTGGGATCTTGCAGCAGCTCGACTATGGCCTTGTTGAATGCCAGGCCTTGGTCCTTGCTCCCACCCGTGAGCTTGCACAGCAAATTGAGAAAGTCATGCGTGCGCTTGGTGACTACCTGGGTGTTAAGGtccatgcatgtgtaggaggaacatctGTCCGTGAGGACCAAAGGATTCTTGCCAGTGGTGTGCATGTTGTTGTTGGTACACCTGGTCGTGTTTTTGACATGCTGCGCAGGCAGTCCCTCCGCCCTGATAACATCAAGATGTTTGTTCTTGATGAGGCTGATGAAATGCTTTCTCGTGGTTTCAAGGATCAG ATTTACGacatcttccaacttcttccagcCAAGATTCAGGTTGGAGTCTTCTCTGCTACGATGCCTCCTGAGGCCCTTGAGATTACCCGCAAGTTCATGAACAAGCCAGTCAGAATCCTCGTGAAGAGAGATGAGCTGACCCTTGAGGGTATCAAGCAGTTCTATGTGAATATTGAGAAGGAAGACTGGAAGCTGGACACACTGTGTGACCTGTACGAGACCCTGGCCATCACCCAGAGTGTCATCTTTGTCAACACCCGCCGCAAGGTGGACTGGCTCACTGACAAGATGAGGAGCAGGGACCACACTGTCTCTGCCACTCACGGTGACATGGACCAGAACACAAGAGACATCATCATGAGGGAGTTCCGGTCTGGTTCCTCCCGTGTGCTCATCACCACCGACCTGCTTGCTCGTGGTATTGATGTTCAGCAGGTGTCCCTGGTCATCAACTATGATCTTCCCACCCAGCCAGAGAACTACCTGCATCGCATTGGTCGTAGTGGTCGTTTTGGTAGGAAGGGTGTTGCCATCAACTTTGTGACCCGTGACGATGAGCGGATGCTGTTTGACATCCAGAGGTTCTACAACGTGGTGGTTGAGGAGCTGCCTGCCAATGTTGCTGACCTTCTGTGA